In the genome of Pempheris klunzingeri isolate RE-2024b chromosome 3, fPemKlu1.hap1, whole genome shotgun sequence, one region contains:
- the LOC139225644 gene encoding A-type potassium channel modulatory protein KCNIP2-like isoform X2: protein MKSRSQDQSLSDSRELDRSYDPLTGGNPPSKPIKKTIKQRFLKLLPCYRSGSTSSVNQGNTIDDAELSTVCYRPEGLDRLVQQTNFSKKELQVLYRGFKNECPSGVVNEETFKSIYSQFFPQGDSSMYAHFLFEAFDTNNNGSVSFEDFVISLSIILRGSVTDKLNWAFNLYDLNKDGCITREEMTDIMHSIYDMMGKYTYPCMKDNAPNEHVDKFFQKMDKNNDGVVTIEEFLETCQKDENIMQSMHMFDNVI, encoded by the exons GGG GTAATCCGCCATCCAAACCCATTAAAAAGACCATAAAGCAGCGCTTTCTCAAACTGCTCCCCTGCTATCGCTCTGGCTCCACCTCTTCAGTTAATCAAGGCAA CACAATTGATGATGCTGAGCTGTCGACGGTGTGTTACAGACCGGAGGGGCTCGACCGCCTCGTGCAGCAGACAAACTTCAGCAAGAAAGAGCTGCAGGTCCTTTACCGGGGATTCAAAAAC GAGTGTCCCAGTGGTGTGGTGAATGAAGAGACTTTTAAAAGCATCTACTCCCAGTTCTTCCCTCAGGGAG ATTCCAGTATGTAtgcacacttcctgtttgaagcttTTGACACCAACAACAATGGATCTGTCAGCTTTGAG GACTTTGTTATAAGCCTGTCCATCATCTTGAGAGGCTCCGTCACTGATAAACTCAACTGGGCCTTTAATCTGTACGATCTCAACAAAGACGGCTGCATCACCAGAGAG GAGATGACAGACATCATGCACTCCATCTATGACATGATGGGGAAGTATACCTACCCCTGCATGAAGGATAATGCTCCCAACGAGCACGTTGACAAGTTCTTCCAG AAAATGGACAAGAACAATGACGGCGTGGTCACCATCGAGGAGTTCTTGGAGACATGCCAAAAG GATGAAAACATCATGCAGTCCATGCACATGTTTGACAATGTGATCTAA
- the LOC139225644 gene encoding A-type potassium channel modulatory protein KCNIP2-like isoform X1, whose product MKSRSQDQSLSDSRELDRSYDPLTGNPPSKPIKKTIKQRFLKLLPCYRSGSTSSVNQGNTIDDAELSTVCYRPEGLDRLVQQTNFSKKELQVLYRGFKNECPSGVVNEETFKSIYSQFFPQGDSSMYAHFLFEAFDTNNNGSVSFEDFVISLSIILRGSVTDKLNWAFNLYDLNKDGCITREEMTDIMHSIYDMMGKYTYPCMKDNAPNEHVDKFFQKMDKNNDGVVTIEEFLETCQKDENIMQSMHMFDNVI is encoded by the exons GTAATCCGCCATCCAAACCCATTAAAAAGACCATAAAGCAGCGCTTTCTCAAACTGCTCCCCTGCTATCGCTCTGGCTCCACCTCTTCAGTTAATCAAGGCAA CACAATTGATGATGCTGAGCTGTCGACGGTGTGTTACAGACCGGAGGGGCTCGACCGCCTCGTGCAGCAGACAAACTTCAGCAAGAAAGAGCTGCAGGTCCTTTACCGGGGATTCAAAAAC GAGTGTCCCAGTGGTGTGGTGAATGAAGAGACTTTTAAAAGCATCTACTCCCAGTTCTTCCCTCAGGGAG ATTCCAGTATGTAtgcacacttcctgtttgaagcttTTGACACCAACAACAATGGATCTGTCAGCTTTGAG GACTTTGTTATAAGCCTGTCCATCATCTTGAGAGGCTCCGTCACTGATAAACTCAACTGGGCCTTTAATCTGTACGATCTCAACAAAGACGGCTGCATCACCAGAGAG GAGATGACAGACATCATGCACTCCATCTATGACATGATGGGGAAGTATACCTACCCCTGCATGAAGGATAATGCTCCCAACGAGCACGTTGACAAGTTCTTCCAG AAAATGGACAAGAACAATGACGGCGTGGTCACCATCGAGGAGTTCTTGGAGACATGCCAAAAG GATGAAAACATCATGCAGTCCATGCACATGTTTGACAATGTGATCTAA
- the jupa gene encoding junction plakoglobin a, which produces MAMQMGELDSGMVKVAEWQETMYGIDSGIQSAANTIRDDDGDYTSSKHYTMTTTTVTREDPELTAHYTTRAERIRAAMFPETVEAGTTIISTQTDPSQMTNVQRLAEPSQMLKTAIIHLINYQDDAELATRAVPELTKLLNDEDQVVVSKAAQIVNQLTRKEASRRALMQSPQMVAAVVRAMQNTSDMETARATASILHNLSHQREGLLSIFKSGGIPALVRMLSSPMESVLFYAITTLHNLLLHQEGAKMAVRLADGLQRMVPLLKKSNPKFLAITTDCLQLLSYGNQESKLIILANGGPEGLVHIMRNYSYEKLLWTTSRVLKVLSVCPSNKPAIVEAGGMQALGKHLAGSSQRLMQNCLWTLRNLSDAATKQEGMDSLLQVLVGLLSSDDINMLTCATGILSNLTCNNAHNKTLVTQSNGVEALIHAILRAGEKEDVTEPAVCALRHLTSRHQQAELAQNAVRKHYGIPAIVKLLNQPYYWPVIKAVVGLIRNLALCPENQAPLRDAGAIPRLVNLLLKAHQDAQKHGSSAQQTYQDGVRMEEIVEGCTGALHILARDPINRAEIANLQTIPLFVQLLYSPVDNVKRVAAGVLCELALDKPSAELIDSEGASAPLMELLHSNNEGIATYAAAVLFRISEDKNSDYKKRVSVELTHSLFKHDPAAWEMAHNSIPMDGPYPDELDAGYPTYGGYPADLPMDGMDYGMDGNMMPEQY; this is translated from the exons ATGGCAATGCAGA TGGGTGAGCTTGACAGTGGCATGGTGAAGGTGGCAGAGTGGCAGGAGACGATGTACGGCATAGACTCGGGCATCCAGTCTGCAGCCAACACAATCAGAGATGACGACGGCGATTACACCTCCTCCAAGCACTACACCATGACCACCACCACTGTCACAAGGGAAGACCCAG AGTTGACTGCCCACTACACCACGCGAGCCGAGCGGATACGGGCTGCAATGTTCCCAGAGACTGTGGAGGCAGGCACCACCATCATTTCGACTCAGACAGACCCATCCCAGATGACCAACGTCCAGCGGCTGGCCGAGCCCTCCCAGATGCTCAAGACGGCCATCATCCACCTGATCAACTACCAGGACGATGCTGAGCTGGCCACACGCGCCGTGCCTGAGCTGACCAAACTGCTCAACGATGAAGACCAG GTGGTGGTCAGCAAGGCAGCACAGATTGTCAACCAGCTTACACGCAAGGAGGCGTCGCGGCGTGCGCTGATGCAGTCCCCTCAGATGGTGGCAGCGGTAGTGCGAGCGATGCAGAACACGAGCGACATGGAGACGGCGAGGGCCACAGCCAGCATTCTCCACAACCTGTCCCACCAGAGAGAGGGCCTGCTCTCCATCTTCAAGTCTGGAGGCATCCCCGCTTTGGTCCGCATGCTCAG CTCTCCCATGGAGTCTGTGCTCTTCTATGCCATCACCACACTCcacaacctgctgctgcaccaGGAAGGAGCTAAGATGGCTGTTCGTCTTGCCGACGGCCTGCAGAGGATGGTCCCCTTGCTGAAAAAGAGCAACCCCAAGTTCCTGGCCATCACCACAGACTGTCTGCAGTTACTGTCCTATGGCAACCAGGAgagcaag CTGATCATTCTTGCCAACGGGGGTCCTGAGGGTCTAGTTCACATCATGAGAAACTATAGCTATGAGAAGCTGCTGTGGACTACAAGCCGTGTGCTCAAAGTCCTCTCGGTGTGCCCCAGCAACAAACCCGCCATTGTAGAAGCTG GTGGGATGCAGGCTCTTGGTAAACACCTTGCAGGCTCCAGCCAGCGGCTGATGCAGAACTGCCTGTGGACGCTTAGGAACCTGTCTGATGCTGCCACCAAGCAG GAGGGTATGGACAGCCTGCTGCAGGTGCTGGTGGGCCTGCTTAGTTCAGACGACATCAACATGCTCACTTGCGCCACCGGCATCTTGTCAAACCTCACATGCAACAATGCCCACAATAAAACTCTGGTCACCCAGAGCAACGGTGTGGAGGCACTGATCCACGCCATATTGCGTGCTGGCGAGAAGGAGGATGTGACTGAGCCTGCCGTTTGCGCTCTGCGCCACCTGACTTCACGCCACCAACAGGCTGAGCTGGCACAGAATGCCGTCAGGAAACACTACGGCATCCCCGCCATCGTCAAGCTGCTCAACCAACCCTACTACTGGCCCGTCATCAAG GCTGTGGTCGGCCTGATCCGTAACCTGGCCCTGTGCCCAGAAAACCAGGCCCCTCTCAGGGACGCTGGAGCAATCCCCCGCCTGGTCAACCTGCTGCTCAAAGCCCACCAAGACGCCCAGAAACATGGCTCATCTGCCCAGCAGACTTACCAG GATGGAGTGAGGATGGAGGAGATCGTGGAGGGCTGCACAGGAGCGCTGCACATCCTGGCCAGAGATCCCATCAACAGGGCAGAGATCGCCAACCTGCAGACCATTCCTCTCTTTGTTCAG ctcctctacTCTCCAGTGGACAACGTGAAGCGCGTGGCGGCAGGCGTCCTGTGCGAGCTGGCCCTGGACAAACCATCAGCTGAGCTCATCGACAGCGAGGGCGCGTCGGCTCCACTGATGGAGCTGCTGCACTCCAACAACGAGGGCATTG CTACTTacgctgctgctgtgctcttcCGCATCTCCGAGGATAAGAACTCAGACTACAAGAAGCGAGTGTCGGTGGAGCTCACGCACTCTCTGTTCAAACACGACCCAGCTGCCTGGGAGATG GCCCACAACAGCATCCCAATGGATGGACCCTATCCAGATG AGCTGGATGCTGGTTACCCAACCTACGGAGGGTATCCAGCTGACCTGCCCATGGACGGCATGGACTACGGCATGGACGGAAACATGATGCCGGAGCAGTACTAA